The following proteins come from a genomic window of Verrucomicrobium sp.:
- a CDS encoding methyltransferase domain-containing protein: MSTFIDTADNYQYMFRPLSHMRREKFKRIVARVGGGDVLDLGCGQAGHYWAMGYAHKADSLSFYDIVPENIAEQQASIETLSPDFLAESFGETLGFLGAEGIIPQPVDPQSIAENIVGKTVDVRVFNFIHDKADRQFDFVMAMESIEIADTYAEFVSSLRTAKSLLKPGGLFLGVILPYDVLLPTTQEQISIKREGILNPRVEETRQAFSDAGWNLEALETYKTLQANYDEAICFYARHA, from the coding sequence ATGAGCACCTTCATCGACACCGCGGACAACTACCAATACATGTTCCGCCCGCTCAGCCACATGCGGCGGGAGAAGTTCAAGCGCATCGTCGCCCGCGTGGGCGGCGGCGACGTCCTGGACCTGGGCTGCGGACAGGCCGGACATTACTGGGCCATGGGCTACGCCCACAAGGCGGACAGCCTCTCCTTCTACGACATCGTGCCGGAGAACATCGCCGAGCAGCAGGCCAGCATCGAGACCCTCTCTCCCGACTTCCTGGCCGAAAGTTTCGGAGAGACCCTTGGCTTCCTCGGCGCGGAGGGGATCATCCCCCAGCCCGTCGATCCCCAGTCGATCGCGGAGAACATCGTGGGCAAGACCGTCGACGTGCGGGTTTTCAACTTCATTCACGACAAGGCCGACCGTCAGTTCGACTTCGTCATGGCGATGGAGTCGATCGAGATCGCCGACACCTACGCGGAGTTCGTCTCCTCCCTGCGGACGGCCAAGTCCCTCCTAAAGCCGGGCGGGCTCTTTCTGGGCGTCATCCTGCCCTATGACGTGCTGCTGCCCACCACCCAGGAGCAGATCAGCATCAAGCGGGAAGGCATCCTAAACCCCCGTGTCGAAGAGACGCGCCAGGCCTTCTCCGACGCGGGCTGGAACCTGGAGGCCCTGGAAACCTACAAGACCCTGCAGGCCAATTACGACGAGGCGATTTGCTTCTACGCCCGCCACGCCTAA
- a CDS encoding aminotransferase class III-fold pyridoxal phosphate-dependent enzyme: MPVLPPFNHQPAPYTGPSAEEVLALRKQYLSPALFHLYKKPLMIVEGKGQYLYDETGRRYLDAFAGIVTVSCGHCHPHIVAAGNRQNELLQHATTIYLHPNIAEYGKALADKMPGDLKVVYFVNSGSEANDLAILMARAYTGNYDVVALRNAYHGGNASGMALTAHSTWKFNVPQPFGVHHALAPDPYRGPWGHDDAEAGKKYGRDVKSVIDYATSGKVAAFIAESIQGVGGAVVFPDGYLKEAYGHVRAAGGVCIADEVQAGFGRTGTHFWGFETQGVVPDIVTMAKGIGNGVPLAAVVTTPQIAQAMTSRIHFNTFGGNPVVCAQGKAVLEVIEKEKLQDNALKIGATLDAGLRKLQQKHSLIGEVRGKGLMIGVELVKDRATKDPAKEETLQVYEKARELGLLIGKGGFFGNVLRVKPPMCLTEADAAFLLEVLDESFASA; this comes from the coding sequence ATGCCCGTCCTCCCTCCCTTCAACCATCAGCCCGCTCCCTACACCGGCCCCTCCGCGGAGGAGGTCCTGGCGCTGCGGAAGCAGTATCTAAGCCCCGCGCTCTTCCACCTCTACAAGAAGCCGCTCATGATCGTGGAAGGGAAGGGGCAGTATCTCTATGACGAGACGGGCCGCCGCTATCTGGACGCCTTCGCCGGCATCGTCACCGTGAGCTGCGGCCACTGCCACCCGCACATCGTGGCGGCGGGCAACCGCCAGAACGAGCTGCTCCAGCACGCCACCACCATCTACCTGCATCCGAACATCGCCGAATACGGCAAGGCCCTGGCCGACAAGATGCCGGGCGACTTGAAGGTGGTCTACTTCGTCAACTCCGGCTCGGAGGCCAACGACCTGGCCATCCTCATGGCCCGCGCCTACACCGGGAATTACGACGTGGTGGCCCTGCGCAACGCCTACCACGGCGGCAACGCCTCCGGCATGGCCCTGACGGCCCATTCCACCTGGAAGTTCAACGTGCCCCAGCCCTTCGGCGTCCACCACGCCCTGGCGCCCGATCCCTACCGCGGCCCGTGGGGCCACGATGACGCGGAAGCGGGCAAGAAATACGGACGCGACGTGAAGAGCGTCATCGACTACGCCACCTCCGGCAAGGTCGCGGCCTTCATCGCGGAGTCGATCCAGGGCGTCGGCGGCGCCGTCGTCTTCCCGGACGGCTACTTGAAGGAAGCCTACGGCCACGTCCGCGCGGCGGGCGGCGTTTGCATCGCGGACGAGGTGCAGGCGGGCTTTGGCCGCACCGGCACCCACTTCTGGGGCTTCGAGACGCAGGGCGTCGTCCCGGACATCGTGACGATGGCCAAGGGCATCGGCAACGGCGTGCCGCTGGCCGCCGTGGTCACCACGCCGCAAATCGCCCAGGCGATGACCAGCCGCATCCACTTCAACACCTTCGGCGGCAACCCCGTGGTCTGCGCCCAGGGGAAGGCCGTGCTGGAGGTCATCGAGAAGGAGAAGCTCCAGGACAACGCGCTGAAGATCGGCGCGACCCTCGACGCGGGCCTGCGCAAGCTCCAGCAGAAGCACTCCCTCATCGGCGAGGTGCGGGGCAAGGGCCTCATGATCGGCGTGGAGCTGGTGAAGGACCGCGCGACGAAGGACCCGGCCAAGGAAGAAACCCTCCAGGTCTACGAGAAGGCCCGGGAGCTGGGCCTCCTCATCGGCAAGGGCGGCTTCTTCGGCAACGTCCTGCGGGTGAAGCCCCCCATGTGCCTGACGGAGGCCGACGCCGCTTTCCTCCTGGAAGTCCTCGACGAGTCGTTCGCGAGCGCCTAG
- a CDS encoding multidrug effflux MFS transporter — protein sequence MKLHRGLIALLAFLAMLGPFSIDTYLPSFPAMGRYFGVGPAAIQQTLTVFLLAMAVMTLFHGTLSDAWGRRPIILAGLSVYALASVGAALAPRVGVLVFFRLVQGLSVGVGIVVGRAMIRDRLSGPEAQKAMSTVTAVFGLAPLIAPLLGGWLEVALGWRSVFVFMGLYGALLLTACGRSLKETLVPEARVPLRLRATLRAYGRVAADRRFLSQCLGMTLASSMLFLYVSAAPVFLMQLLHLPPTAFAWLFTPLITGMTLGAIVSGKLAHRWPPKRTIWTGYGIMGGAVAVNVAYNALAAPAVPWAVLPIMVYTFGMALASPAMTILTLDLFPANRGLTASLQAAIQLGTFSLIAGVVAPLIFHSGLLLAVGAAAGWLAGLLCWKWGAGGPDSAGEPKPPGEVTF from the coding sequence GTGAAGCTCCACCGCGGCCTGATCGCCCTGCTGGCCTTTTTGGCCATGCTGGGGCCGTTCTCCATCGACACGTACCTGCCGTCGTTCCCGGCCATGGGCCGGTATTTCGGCGTGGGTCCGGCGGCGATCCAGCAGACGCTCACCGTTTTCCTCCTGGCGATGGCGGTGATGACCCTCTTCCACGGGACCCTCTCCGACGCTTGGGGAAGGCGGCCCATTATTTTGGCGGGGCTCTCCGTCTACGCGCTGGCCTCGGTCGGCGCGGCTCTGGCGCCGCGGGTCGGCGTCCTCGTCTTCTTCCGGCTGGTTCAGGGGCTTTCCGTCGGCGTCGGCATCGTCGTGGGCCGGGCGATGATCCGGGACCGCCTTTCCGGCCCGGAGGCGCAGAAGGCGATGTCGACGGTCACCGCCGTCTTCGGCCTGGCGCCGCTGATCGCGCCGCTTTTGGGCGGATGGCTGGAGGTGGCCCTGGGATGGCGCTCCGTCTTCGTCTTCATGGGGCTCTACGGGGCGCTCCTGCTAACGGCCTGCGGGCGGAGTCTTAAGGAGACGCTGGTGCCGGAGGCCCGCGTGCCGTTGCGGCTGCGGGCCACGCTGCGCGCCTACGGACGGGTGGCGGCGGATCGGCGCTTCCTGAGCCAGTGCCTGGGCATGACGCTGGCCTCCTCCATGCTTTTCCTTTATGTCAGCGCGGCGCCGGTCTTCCTCATGCAGCTCTTGCACCTGCCGCCGACGGCCTTCGCCTGGCTCTTCACGCCGCTCATTACCGGGATGACGCTGGGGGCGATCGTCTCCGGCAAGCTGGCCCACCGCTGGCCGCCCAAGCGGACGATCTGGACCGGCTACGGGATCATGGGCGGCGCCGTGGCGGTGAACGTGGCCTATAACGCCCTGGCCGCGCCGGCGGTTCCCTGGGCCGTGCTGCCGATCATGGTCTACACCTTCGGCATGGCGTTGGCCTCTCCCGCCATGACGATTCTGACGCTCGACCTTTTTCCGGCCAACCGGGGCCTGACCGCCTCCCTCCAGGCAGCCATCCAGCTGGGGACTTTCTCCCTCATCGCGGGCGTGGTGGCGCCCCTTATCTTCCACAGCGGCCTGCTGCTGGCCGTGGGAGCCGCCGCCGGATGGCTGGCGGGGTTGCTTTGTTGGAAATGGGGAGCGGGCGGCCCCGACTCGGCCGGGGAGCCGAAGCCGCCCGGCGAAGTTACTTTTTGA
- a CDS encoding ABC transporter ATP-binding protein, giving the protein MKLLQSFRSLMRLAGPHRGKLVVSAVCGVLAGWIGMIPFALVAAIGQAFLRHDAERRHILALTGWAVGALLARYAFLAAGKLLSHLAAYRTMYDLQLALAKKIGALPLGAVMERGSSTLKKTVLQDTDVAHTLLGHYLSDFLVGLTVPAATLAVFFWVDWRLALAAAAVLPCLYLAYRASFRNYEKELEAYFRADERMQSGLVEYVSGIMAIKTYNRDLSRFLREAVWGQVEQSVLWAERTLKPWSAFNVLPDLSLLFILPVGLWLVVEHRVGFDVLLFFLLLGVGYLQPLVRLSIQIGLLNYAGKSLERIESILNAPALTAAGPVLSPEGNALVLDRVSFSHHGAEAAALEEVSLTIPEGTTCAIVGPSGAGKSTLAQLIGRFWDVESGAITIGGADLRQVEEEELYRRVSFVFQDVFLFRGTVADNLRLAKPEASDAEIVAAAKMARAHEFIMAMPRGYESQVGEKGGFLSGGQKQRLSIARAILRNAPLLILDEATAYADPVNEAEIQKGLRALMKGRTVVMIAHRLSTVVGADQIAVLNRGRLVAAAPHEALLRECPLYASLWRDYSEAAHWHFDEHSQPSLAR; this is encoded by the coding sequence ATGAAACTTTTGCAAAGCTTCCGTTCCCTGATGCGGCTGGCGGGCCCCCACCGGGGCAAGCTGGTCGTCTCGGCCGTCTGCGGCGTGCTGGCGGGGTGGATCGGCATGATTCCCTTCGCACTGGTGGCCGCGATTGGGCAGGCCTTCCTGCGGCATGACGCGGAACGCCGCCATATTCTGGCGTTGACCGGCTGGGCGGTGGGGGCGCTCCTGGCCCGCTACGCTTTCCTGGCCGCCGGCAAGCTGCTTTCCCACCTGGCGGCTTACCGCACGATGTATGACCTGCAGCTGGCGCTGGCCAAGAAGATCGGCGCTCTGCCGCTGGGGGCGGTGATGGAGCGGGGCTCCTCCACGCTGAAGAAGACGGTGCTCCAGGATACCGACGTGGCCCACACGCTCCTGGGCCATTACCTGTCTGACTTCCTGGTCGGCCTCACCGTTCCGGCAGCCACCCTGGCCGTCTTTTTTTGGGTCGATTGGCGGCTGGCGCTGGCGGCGGCGGCGGTATTGCCGTGCCTCTACCTGGCCTACCGCGCCTCCTTCCGCAATTACGAAAAGGAGCTGGAAGCCTATTTCCGCGCCGACGAGAGGATGCAGTCCGGATTGGTGGAGTACGTCTCCGGCATCATGGCCATTAAGACCTACAACCGGGACCTCTCCCGCTTTCTGCGGGAGGCGGTCTGGGGTCAGGTGGAGCAGTCGGTCCTCTGGGCGGAGCGGACGCTCAAGCCCTGGTCGGCCTTCAACGTCTTGCCCGACCTGAGCCTCCTCTTTATCCTGCCGGTCGGCCTTTGGCTGGTGGTGGAGCACCGGGTGGGATTCGACGTCCTCCTTTTCTTCCTCCTGCTGGGGGTCGGCTATTTGCAGCCGCTGGTCCGGCTCTCCATTCAGATCGGCCTGCTCAATTACGCGGGCAAGAGCCTGGAGCGGATCGAGTCGATCCTCAACGCCCCGGCGCTGACGGCGGCAGGCCCCGTTCTTTCTCCGGAAGGAAACGCCCTGGTGCTCGACCGCGTCTCCTTTTCCCACCACGGAGCGGAGGCCGCCGCTTTGGAGGAAGTCAGCCTCACGATCCCGGAGGGTACCACCTGCGCGATCGTCGGCCCCTCCGGCGCGGGCAAGTCGACCCTGGCGCAGCTCATCGGCCGGTTCTGGGACGTGGAGAGCGGCGCGATCACGATCGGCGGCGCAGACCTGCGCCAGGTGGAAGAGGAGGAGCTGTACCGCCGCGTCTCCTTCGTTTTCCAGGACGTCTTCCTGTTCCGGGGGACGGTGGCCGACAATCTCCGCCTGGCCAAGCCGGAGGCGAGCGATGCCGAGATCGTCGCCGCGGCGAAGATGGCGCGCGCGCACGAATTCATCATGGCGATGCCCCGGGGCTACGAAAGCCAGGTGGGGGAGAAGGGCGGCTTTCTCAGCGGCGGGCAGAAGCAGCGGCTCTCCATCGCCCGTGCCATCTTGCGAAACGCGCCTCTCCTCATCCTGGACGAGGCGACGGCCTACGCCGACCCCGTGAACGAAGCGGAAATCCAAAAGGGGTTGCGGGCCCTGATGAAGGGGCGAACGGTCGTCATGATCGCCCATCGCCTCTCCACCGTCGTCGGCGCGGACCAGATCGCGGTCCTGAACCGGGGCAGGCTGGTCGCGGCCGCCCCGCATGAGGCGCTCCTGCGGGAATGCCCCCTCTACGCCTCCCTCTGGCGCGACTACAGCGAGGCCGCTCACTGGCACTTCGACGAGCATTCCCAACCAAGCCTGGCCCGATGA
- a CDS encoding DUF5069 domain-containing protein: MSQIKDLTKEAPTSPRVRTGGYALLSRMADKGRADLQGKVGEYHFACPLDQVLFEFKGVKDADVKKLLETGASDADLAAWLEKSGTPRTAEEIKAWSDSMEAAKPYENPEKKEWFVGACEPLGIDPAKSTLFDMLEADDKASFKK, encoded by the coding sequence ATGAGCCAAATCAAAGACCTGACCAAAGAAGCCCCCACCAGCCCCCGCGTCCGCACGGGCGGCTACGCCCTCCTCTCCCGCATGGCCGACAAGGGCCGCGCCGACCTCCAGGGCAAGGTGGGCGAGTATCACTTCGCCTGTCCCCTGGACCAGGTACTCTTCGAATTCAAGGGCGTGAAGGACGCCGACGTGAAGAAGCTCCTGGAAACCGGCGCCAGCGACGCCGACCTCGCCGCCTGGCTCGAAAAGAGCGGCACGCCCCGCACGGCGGAGGAGATCAAGGCCTGGTCCGACTCGATGGAAGCCGCCAAGCCGTACGAGAACCCGGAGAAGAAGGAATGGTTCGTCGGCGCCTGCGAGCCCCTGGGCATCGATCCGGCCAAGAGCACCCTCTTCGACATGCTCGAGGCGGACGACAAGGCCAGCTTCAAAAAGTAA
- a CDS encoding ABC transporter ATP-binding protein: protein MIGRLLQFGKGAGPSLPRYEKALGGQRGALFLRLAESLLLAAVYLLLYPTLRRLFAGTLSEAYIVKVTVAMAACHALRMALFHRSAVVIYTASYARIGALRLRIAEHLRALPLGAFQADRLAHVKSVLTEDLQLVGQMAGSLVGFFISAVGLPFFLAAGLAFLNVKLAAALVAGLLLCLPVYRWMHRFMARHSRLHFQNISQSSARLLEYVMGIKVLKSYGLTGKRFIQLETSLAGTRDSVLALELGAISFLVVLTLLVEFGFPLLLVCGTYAVLGGTVDVPTFLFALILSVRFYAPIQEAFALSTEFQYLNAALDRVDGVLSLPRQEVPERAERPRAFDIEFQNVSFRYEEGGAPVLQDVSLRIPEGSMTALVGPSGAGKTTVSNLAARFWDPDQGRVLIGGVDLRRMEADELLGDIAIVFQDVVLFHDTVRENIRMGRPQASDAEVEEAARRAQCHDFILRLPRGYETLIGEGGGRLSGGEKQRLSIARALLKDAPIVLLDEATASIDPSAEKDIQKAFAALSENKTLVVIAHKLATVTHADQIVVLEEGRIVQRGTHAELLVSGGLYKTMWESQAAAASWHI from the coding sequence ATGATCGGACGCCTTCTCCAATTCGGAAAGGGGGCGGGTCCCAGCTTGCCCCGATATGAAAAGGCCCTCGGCGGCCAGCGCGGCGCGCTTTTTCTCCGCCTGGCGGAGAGCCTGCTGTTGGCCGCCGTCTACCTGCTGCTCTATCCCACGCTCCGCCGCCTTTTTGCGGGGACCCTTAGCGAGGCCTACATCGTCAAGGTCACCGTGGCGATGGCCGCCTGCCATGCGCTGCGGATGGCGCTCTTCCACCGCTCGGCGGTCGTCATCTACACGGCCAGCTACGCCCGGATCGGCGCGCTCCGGCTCCGCATCGCGGAGCATCTGCGGGCGTTGCCGCTGGGCGCCTTCCAGGCCGACCGCCTGGCCCATGTGAAGAGCGTTCTCACTGAAGACCTCCAGCTCGTCGGCCAGATGGCGGGAAGCCTGGTAGGCTTCTTCATCTCGGCGGTGGGCCTGCCGTTCTTCCTGGCGGCCGGCCTGGCCTTTCTCAACGTGAAGCTGGCCGCGGCGCTCGTCGCGGGCCTTCTTCTGTGCCTGCCGGTTTACCGGTGGATGCACCGTTTCATGGCCCGGCACAGCCGCCTGCACTTCCAGAACATCTCCCAGTCGAGCGCCCGGCTGCTGGAATACGTCATGGGCATCAAGGTCCTCAAGTCCTACGGCCTTACCGGCAAGCGATTCATTCAGCTGGAAACCTCCCTGGCGGGGACCCGGGACTCGGTTCTGGCCCTGGAGCTGGGGGCGATCTCCTTCCTGGTCGTCCTGACGCTGCTGGTCGAGTTCGGCTTTCCTCTCCTTCTCGTCTGCGGGACCTATGCGGTGCTCGGCGGGACGGTCGACGTGCCGACCTTCCTCTTCGCCCTGATCCTCTCCGTCCGCTTTTACGCGCCGATTCAGGAGGCCTTCGCCCTCTCGACCGAGTTCCAATACCTCAACGCCGCCCTGGACCGCGTGGACGGGGTGCTCTCCCTGCCCCGCCAGGAGGTCCCCGAGCGGGCAGAGCGTCCCCGCGCCTTCGACATCGAGTTCCAGAACGTCTCCTTCCGCTACGAAGAGGGCGGCGCGCCCGTCCTCCAGGACGTCTCTCTCCGTATTCCGGAGGGGAGCATGACGGCGCTCGTCGGCCCTTCCGGCGCGGGGAAGACCACGGTCAGCAACCTCGCTGCCCGCTTCTGGGACCCCGATCAGGGGCGCGTCCTCATCGGCGGCGTGGACCTGCGCCGGATGGAGGCGGATGAACTCCTGGGAGACATCGCGATCGTTTTCCAGGACGTGGTCCTCTTCCACGACACGGTGCGGGAGAACATCCGCATGGGCCGTCCGCAGGCCAGCGACGCGGAGGTGGAGGAAGCCGCCCGCCGCGCTCAGTGCCATGACTTCATCCTGCGCCTGCCCCGGGGCTATGAGACCCTCATCGGGGAGGGGGGCGGCCGTCTTTCCGGCGGGGAGAAGCAGCGGCTCTCCATCGCCCGCGCGCTCCTCAAAGACGCCCCCATCGTGCTCCTGGACGAGGCGACAGCCTCCATCGATCCCTCCGCCGAGAAGGACATCCAGAAGGCCTTCGCCGCCCTTTCCGAGAACAAGACCCTAGTCGTCATCGCCCACAAGCTGGCGACCGTCACCCATGCCGACCAGATCGTCGTGCTGGAAGAGGGCCGCATCGTCCAGCGCGGCACCCATGCCGAGCTGCTGGTCTCCGGCGGCCTTTACAAGACGATGTGGGAGAGCCAGGCGGCCGCCGCCTCCTGGCACATTTGA
- a CDS encoding methyltransferase domain-containing protein, translating into MQEACDFDYIYAPLTPYRAEILRFVERHVPEGASVLDLGCGAVGFYWALGYLRKAAALRFADRNEAVLAGLAARLDQLTPAMLERDFADVPPSGLSRETWLEKLHAVADVAQIDALEAGEGTYGALLAVELLECAQDEEELRRIASFCAARLVPGGRLIGCTLDYVAWTPSLEALARERLAGRVRIEEKTLRQAIEDAGLKVADWSVFSTGMENHPRAYFFCAEKPA; encoded by the coding sequence ATGCAGGAAGCCTGCGACTTCGACTACATCTACGCCCCGCTGACTCCCTACCGGGCGGAGATCCTCCGCTTTGTGGAGCGCCATGTGCCGGAGGGGGCCTCCGTCCTCGACTTGGGGTGCGGCGCGGTCGGCTTCTATTGGGCGCTGGGCTATCTGCGAAAGGCGGCGGCCCTCCGCTTCGCGGACCGGAACGAGGCGGTCCTGGCCGGGCTGGCCGCCCGCCTGGACCAGCTGACTCCGGCCATGCTGGAGCGCGATTTTGCCGACGTGCCACCCTCCGGCCTATCCCGGGAGACATGGCTGGAAAAGCTCCATGCCGTCGCGGACGTGGCCCAGATCGACGCCCTGGAAGCGGGGGAGGGAACCTATGGCGCTCTCCTGGCCGTCGAGCTTCTGGAGTGCGCCCAGGATGAGGAGGAACTGCGGCGCATCGCTTCCTTCTGCGCCGCCCGTCTGGTTCCGGGAGGGCGCCTGATCGGCTGCACGCTGGATTACGTGGCGTGGACGCCCTCCCTGGAGGCGCTGGCCCGGGAGCGCCTGGCCGGCCGGGTCCGGATTGAGGAAAAGACGCTGCGGCAGGCGATAGAGGACGCGGGCTTAAAGGTGGCGGATTGGTCCGTTTTCTCCACCGGGATGGAGAACCATCCCCGCGCCTATTTCTTCTGCGCGGAAAAACCGGCCTGA
- a CDS encoding pyridoxal-phosphate dependent enzyme: MIIEKIQDAIGRTPIMKLDPAKTGLKNIDLYAKLDLLNPFGSLKDRIAQGMLEPHMAELLAKKKTVIEGSSGNTAKSLAAICAVNGLDFRVYTNRIKLPEIRMILQLLGAQIEELPSLSDCPDPMDNNSFFAVADGVAKAEPEKYLYTDQIFNPLNLQSHYATTAKEIHEDIGEFHYYINFLGTCGSSMGVIKYAKENFKEKTACWGVVASPGHHVPGGRNMNELWETSFFDKDVFDEFIHGTARDSVEGIISLCRNFGILAGPTSGLQYHVGLKRLQEEDAKLEGTGVRKKAAFIICDRVEPYMTYIKKYYPELFTTATSTRPRVDALSAADVEAAPALEAEALSQFLGDGNPLVIDVRGNFAYNMGHLPGAVNILDELFGQMIEEGPISDKSRKILVACGIGNISRKYAAFLRTQGYDAYSLKGGINGCKKAGVTLASGMAKPETGGAHTVANQAREKGYVSLSGLKQRAESGV; encoded by the coding sequence ATGATCATCGAGAAAATCCAAGACGCCATCGGCCGGACGCCGATCATGAAACTCGACCCGGCCAAAACCGGGCTGAAGAACATCGACCTTTACGCGAAGCTCGACCTGCTCAATCCCTTCGGCTCCCTCAAGGACCGCATCGCCCAGGGCATGCTGGAGCCGCACATGGCAGAGCTTTTGGCCAAGAAGAAGACCGTCATCGAGGGGTCTAGCGGCAACACCGCCAAGTCCCTGGCCGCCATCTGCGCGGTCAACGGCCTGGACTTTCGCGTCTATACCAACCGCATCAAGCTGCCGGAAATCCGCATGATCCTGCAGCTCCTGGGCGCGCAGATCGAGGAGCTGCCCTCCCTCTCCGACTGCCCGGACCCGATGGACAACAACAGCTTCTTCGCCGTGGCCGACGGCGTGGCCAAGGCGGAGCCGGAGAAATACCTCTACACCGACCAGATATTCAACCCCCTCAACCTCCAGTCCCATTACGCCACCACGGCCAAGGAGATTCACGAGGACATCGGCGAGTTTCACTACTACATCAACTTCCTGGGCACCTGCGGCTCCAGCATGGGCGTCATCAAATACGCCAAGGAGAACTTCAAGGAGAAGACGGCGTGCTGGGGCGTCGTCGCCTCTCCCGGCCACCACGTGCCGGGCGGCCGCAACATGAACGAGCTGTGGGAGACCAGCTTCTTCGACAAGGACGTCTTCGACGAATTCATCCACGGCACCGCGCGGGACTCCGTGGAGGGGATCATCTCCCTCTGCCGCAACTTCGGCATCCTGGCGGGGCCTACCTCCGGCCTCCAATACCATGTCGGCCTCAAGCGCCTTCAGGAAGAGGACGCCAAGCTGGAGGGCACCGGCGTGAGGAAGAAGGCCGCCTTCATCATCTGCGACCGGGTCGAGCCCTACATGACCTACATCAAGAAATACTATCCCGAGCTATTCACCACCGCCACGTCGACGCGCCCCCGCGTCGACGCCCTGTCCGCGGCGGATGTGGAGGCGGCGCCCGCCCTGGAGGCGGAGGCGCTGTCCCAGTTCCTTGGGGATGGAAACCCCCTGGTCATCGACGTGCGCGGCAACTTTGCCTACAACATGGGCCACCTGCCCGGCGCGGTGAACATCCTGGACGAGCTCTTCGGCCAGATGATCGAAGAGGGGCCGATCTCCGACAAGAGCCGGAAGATTCTGGTTGCCTGCGGCATCGGCAACATTTCCCGGAAATACGCCGCCTTCCTGCGCACGCAGGGTTATGACGCCTATTCCCTCAAGGGCGGCATCAACGGCTGCAAGAAGGCGGGCGTCACGCTGGCTTCCGGCATGGCCAAGCCGGAGACGGGCGGCGCCCACACCGTGGCCAACCAGGCCCGGGAAAAGGGCTACGTCAGCCTCAGCGGCCTGAAGCAGCGCGCGGAGAGCGGCGTATGA